The nucleotide sequence GTTAGCACTCCTTGACCACCTTGCAAGAGCAGTGATAGTCTACCTCTTCGGGGCAATAGCTACAGTACACATCGGATTCCAATCAAGAAGATACTTTAATAGGTTTAATCGGCAAAGGAGTGAAGACGATGGAGCGCCGTGATACAGCGATACTCTTCGGGGCAGGTATCCTTTTCGTCATAGTAAGACTCTACATCGCAACCCTCTCATCCTATCCATTCTTTCAGGGATGGAACGAGGGGCACTACTCACTCATAGCGATGGGATACTTTGACCACTCACTCCTTCTCCCTGAACGAGGAGGCAGTATAAACTGGGCGGTTCCACCTTTTTACTCATGGCTCGTCTTTGCATCTTTCAAACTATTTGGTATCTCAGAGATGAGCGCAAGGCTGACCTCTATTCTTGGAACGATTCTCGCCATCCCCTTCATCTATCTACTGGCAAAAGAGCTTTATGAGAGGAATGTGGCAATTCTCTCGTCACTGATATTTTTGTTCATCCCATGGGTGGTGCATCTTTCAGGAAGGGTTCAGACAGATATGGTGATGACCGCGCTCATGACTGCTTCGATTGCGTGCTTTGTTTATGCTTTTAATCATAAAAGAAGTTTCCTTCCTTTTGGTATATTATTTGGATTGGCCCTCTTCACGAAACAGCCTTCGATTTTGATACTGGCAATCGTTGCAGTCTGGCTGATTCTTGCAGTTAAAAGAGATGAGAGAGTATTAATCATGAAAAAATCTATTTTTCCAATTTTAATAGGCTTAATTCCAGTTTTAGCTTATGTACTGTATCATTTACTGAACGGTAATGCCAACGGCGTTTTACAACTTGTCTATGGTGAGGGGGTGCACAGGACGGTGCCATTCTCAAACCTGAAGAATACTTTAGCTGGCATTCTCGCTGGAATTTCTCCCTTAGTCTTGATATTTTCTCTCTACGAAATTTACAAATCGAAGAATCTCAAGAATATCTTAGTCTTGTGGCTATTAGTTTATGGAATTTTTGTTCTCGCAAGAACGCCACCAAGCCACGAGTACTACATACTTCCACTGGCGGTACCATCTGCGATTTTAGCATCAAAAGGCATCTTCAGCTTTAGAGATGCACTTGCATCAGAAGAAAAGTCTCGGAAAAGGTTAGGGATCTTAGTAGCGATAATGGTCATACTCTCTACCATTCCAGTCTCGTACATTTTCTTATCCTATACTGGTGATCTGGGTTATACATGCACCAAAGATGTTATCTCTTATTTGAGCACTGAGAAAGAAGAGGAGATTGTTCTCCTTAACCCGGGCAGGTATAGCCCACAACTCAGGTGGTATTCAGAGTTGAGTGGTTCAAATATAGCGGTGGCTGGGCACCTCCCAAACGACCTTTCTTCCGTATCATTAGCAGATCTAAGGAATCTCTCAGGTGGCATAGATGCTTCAAAAATATATCTGGTGATAGATGGGCGAGGAGGACTCGAGGAGGAGTTAGAGGACGCTGGATATGAACGTGTTTATGCTTGTTATTACCTGACAAAGCTCCCAAGCATATTCTCCAATATTTACACCGGTGAGGAGAGCAAGCGTAAATACTTTGAGCAGCATTTATCAATCTATGAATTGAAGTGAAAAGATAGAGCAGATTGATGAAAAGAGCGCCATAGATCTCTGTATGGTTACACCGGAAATAGAAGAATGAGCGGAAGGTTTTGAAAAGTAAAACAATTGATTTTATATAAGCAAAAAAGAAAGTGATAATTTGTGGTGCACTTAGCAAGAAAAGTCTTGAAGAACTCGATTTACAATAGTTCGAGTGTATTCATAAGTAAGTTCGGCGGATTAATCTTCACCATCATCTTGGCAAGACTGCTCCTTCCAGAGCTCTTCGGTGTCTACCACCTTGCCTTGGCAGTCGGTTTGATGCTCTTGACTTTCACCGACCTTGGAATAAACGGAACTTTAATTAGATATGTTTCTCATGCGGTTGGAAAGAATGACGAGGATCTGGCATCAAGTTATTTCAGGTATCTATTCAAACTGAAATTTATACTCGTTTTTTTATCCTCTTTATCACTTATATTATTAGCAAATCCTCTGGCTTTACATCTTTTTCACAAACCTGACCTATCTCTACCTCTGCAGATTGTCGGGATATTTCTGTTCTTTCAATCTTTCTTGGATTTCGTGGAAGCTGGATTTATCTCCATGCAGAGATTTGCATACTCAACGATCAGACATATTGTTTACGAGGGTTTAAGGCTCATTTTGGTCCCTGCACTCATTCTTCTTGGTTTTTCGGTTTTTGGTGCGTTGGCAGGGCTTAGTATATCAACTGCTGCTACACTTCTCGTGTTGACTTATTTTTTACTGAAGAATTATCCTTTTCTATTGAAAGGAAAGACTGTGAAGATAGAGAGAAGAAGAATACTGAAATTTTTGAGTTATATGACGATAGGGTCTATCTCCGGTGTGTTCTTTGCCTATGTAGATAGCATCATGCTTGGAATTTTCATGCCCGTAGAATATGTTGGCTTTTACAGAGCAGGTTATAACATCGTATTTGCGTTTGCGGGATTGGTCTCTATTGCAGGAGTGTTGTTTCCAGTCTTCACGCAGTTGGAAGGAGATGAATTGGAGAACGCATTCAAGAAGGTATTTAAGTATTCTTCGATACTATCTTTTCCATCTGCGTTTGGATTACTCTTCATAGCAGAGCCGGTTATAAGGGTCGTGTATGGAATTGATTATTTGCCTGCCGTTTTACCAACTTACATACTATCACTTTTGATAATAATAGCACCTTTAGATTTCTTCGGCACTTTATTTAATGCAAAGGAGAAGCCAGAGTACCCGGCAAAACTTATCATAATCTCGTCCACATTAAATACAATTCTTAATTATTTTTTAATCTTGCAGTTTGGCATGGCTGGGGCTGCAGTTGCAACTGTAATCTCGAGGTATTTCAATATCACCTCTCTTGGATTTTTGTCTAGAAAAGTTTTAAACGTATTTCCAAGCCTGGATACGATATACAAGCCGTTGTTTTCTTCTTCAGTGATGGTTTTATTCTTTTATTTAGTGCCAAGACCTAATACGATACTAATCGGGTTGGGAGAAATTTTAATGGCTACAATTATTTATATTTCCGTAATGTTCTCGATGAGAGGGATTGAAAAAGAGGATATAAAATATTTGGGTGTAATTGTTGGACAGGAGGAGCGATTGATAAAAGCGTATAATTTTGCTAAGAGTGAATTGGGAAGAGGGAATAAGAGAAATAAGGAAAAGAAGTAACATTTAAGAGATTTTTCGCTAAAAATTTGCCATATATCCTAAATTTCAGCCGTACCCGTTATACGCCTCTTCATAAACTTTTATCGTTTCTTTTGCCGTTTTCTCCCAACTAAACATCTTCGCTCTTTTCAAACCGCTTTTAATCAAGTCCTGTCTCAAACCTTCATTTGTTAAAACTTCATACATTGCCTTTACCCATCCATCGATATTGTATGGGTCAACCATAATACCAGCATCTCCTACAACTTCCAGCATCGTTCCTATATTTCCTGTTATGACAGGACAACCACAAGCCATCGCCTCAAGTGGTGGAAGACCGAAACCCTCACACCTGCCAGACGGAAAAACGAATAAA is from Candidatus Syntrophoarchaeum caldarius and encodes:
- a CDS encoding Polysaccharide biosynthesis protein → MVHLARKVLKNSIYNSSSVFISKFGGLIFTIILARLLLPELFGVYHLALAVGLMLLTFTDLGINGTLIRYVSHAVGKNDEDLASSYFRYLFKLKFILVFLSSLSLILLANPLALHLFHKPDLSLPLQIVGIFLFFQSFLDFVEAGFISMQRFAYSTIRHIVYEGLRLILVPALILLGFSVFGALAGLSISTAATLLVLTYFLLKNYPFLLKGKTVKIERRRILKFLSYMTIGSISGVFFAYVDSIMLGIFMPVEYVGFYRAGYNIVFAFAGLVSIAGVLFPVFTQLEGDELENAFKKVFKYSSILSFPSAFGLLFIAEPVIRVVYGIDYLPAVLPTYILSLLIIIAPLDFFGTLFNAKEKPEYPAKLIIISSTLNTILNYFLILQFGMAGAAVATVISRYFNITSLGFLSRKVLNVFPSLDTIYKPLFSSSVMVLFFYLVPRPNTILIGLGEILMATIIYISVMFSMRGIEKEDIKYLGVIVGQEERLIKAYNFAKSELGRGNKRNKEKK
- a CDS encoding membrane protein containing Glycosyl transferase, family 39 domain protein, with product MERRDTAILFGAGILFVIVRLYIATLSSYPFFQGWNEGHYSLIAMGYFDHSLLLPERGGSINWAVPPFYSWLVFASFKLFGISEMSARLTSILGTILAIPFIYLLAKELYERNVAILSSLIFLFIPWVVHLSGRVQTDMVMTALMTASIACFVYAFNHKRSFLPFGILFGLALFTKQPSILILAIVAVWLILAVKRDERVLIMKKSIFPILIGLIPVLAYVLYHLLNGNANGVLQLVYGEGVHRTVPFSNLKNTLAGILAGISPLVLIFSLYEIYKSKNLKNILVLWLLVYGIFVLARTPPSHEYYILPLAVPSAILASKGIFSFRDALASEEKSRKRLGILVAIMVILSTIPVSYIFLSYTGDLGYTCTKDVISYLSTEKEEEIVLLNPGRYSPQLRWYSELSGSNIAVAGHLPNDLSSVSLADLRNLSGGIDASKIYLVIDGRGGLEEELEDAGYERVYACYYLTKLPSIFSNIYTGEESKRKYFEQHLSIYELK